A single genomic interval of Saccharomyces kudriavzevii IFO 1802 strain IFO1802 genome assembly, chromosome: 3 harbors:
- the TUP1 gene encoding chromatin-silencing transcriptional regulator TUP1 (similar to Saccharomyces cerevisiae TUP1 (YCR084C); ancestral locus Anc_6.363), whose amino-acid sequence MTASVSNTQNKLNELLDAIRQEFVQVSQEANTYRLQNQKDYDFKMNQQLAEMQQIRNTVYELELTHRKMKDAYEEEIKHLKLGLEQRDHQIASLTVQQQQQQQQQQQVQQHLQQQQQQLAAASASVPIQQPPATTSATATPAANTSTGSPSSFPIQASRPTLIGSQLPTTTLPVVSANTQQQLPPQQQLQQQQLLQQQLLQQQPPPQVSVAPLSNSAINGSPTSKETTTLPSVKAPESTLKEPELESASTMNDAGASASSATVEPEVKPKEEETKPANLQQDHYLVPYNQRANHSKPIPPFLLDLDSQSVPDALKKQTNDYYILYNPALPRDIDVDLHKSLDHTSVVCCVKFSNDGEYLATGCNKTTQVYRVSDGSLVARLSDDSAANNHRNSVTENNTTTSTDNNTMTTTTTTTITTTAMTTAADLAKDVENLNTSSSPSSDLYIRSVCFSPDGKFLATGAEDRLIRIWDIENRKIVMILQGHEQDIYSLDYFPSGDKLVSGSGDRTVRIWDLRTGQCSLTLSIEDGVTTVAVSPGDGKYIAAGSLDRAVRVWDSETGFLVERLDSENESGTGHKDSVYSVVFTRDGQSVVSGSLDRSVKLWNLQNANNKSDSKTPNSGTCEVTYIGHKDFVLSVATTQNDEYILSGSKDRGVLFWDKTSGNPLLMLQGHRNSVISVAVANGSPLGPEYNVFATGSGDCKARIWKYRKIAPN is encoded by the coding sequence ATGACTGCCAGCGTTTCCAATACGCAGAATAAACTGAATGAGCTTCTCGATGCCATCAGACAGGAGTTTGTTCAAGTCTCGCAAGAGGCAAACACGTACCGTCTGCAAAACCAGAAGGACTACGACTTTAAAATGAATCAGCAGTTGGCTGAGATGCAGCAGATAAGAAATACCGTCTACGAGCTGGAACTGACCCAcaggaaaatgaaggaCGCGTACGAAGAGGAGATCAAGCACCTGAAACTTGGGCTGGAACAAAGAGATCATCAAATCGCTTCTTTGACCGTccagcaacagcagcaacagcaacagcagcagcaggTTCAGCAGCATttacagcagcaacaacagcagttGGCTGCTGCGTCCGCATCTGTTCCAATTCAACAACCACCGGCCACCACTTCGGCCACAGCCACTCCAGCAGCAAACACAAGTACCGGTTCCCCCTCATCCTTCCCAATACAAGCTAGTCGCCCAACTTTGATCGGCTCCCAACTGCCCACCACGACTTTGCCCGTAGTGTCCGCAAACACGCAACAGCAGCTTCCCCCACAACAGCAAttgcaacaacaacaacttCTGCAACAGCAACTCCTACAACAGCAACCACCTCCCCAAGTGTCCGTGGCTCCCTTAAGCAACTCTGCTATCAACGGTTCTCCGACTTCCAAGGAGACTACAACCTTACCCTCTGTCAAAGCACCCGAATCTACGCTGAAGGAACCCGAACTCGAAAGCGCTTCGACGATGAATGACGCCGGAGCTAGCGCTTCCAGTGCCACGGTCGAACCTGAAGTCAAACcgaaggaagaagaaaccaagCCGGCCAACTTGCAGCAGGACCATTACTTGGTTCCTTACAATCAAAGAGCAAACCATTCTAAACCTATCCCTCCTTTCCTTTTGGATCTGGACTCTCAATCCGTCCCCGATGCCCTCAAAAAGCAAACCAATGACTACTACATTCTATACAACCCGGCACTTCCAAGAGATATCGATGTCGACCTACACAAGTCTTTGGATCACACGTCTGTGGTTTGTTGCGTGAAATTCAGCAACGACGGTGAATATTTGGCCACAGGTTGTAACAAGACCACCCAAGTGTACCGTGTCTCTGATGGTTCCCTGGTGGCTCGGTTATCAGACGATTCTGCCGCCAATAACCACAGAAATTCTGTCACTGAGAATAACACCACCACTTCTACGGACAACAACACAATGACtaccaccaccaccaccaccatTACCACCACGGCAATGACCACGGCAGCGGATTTGGCCAAAGATGTGGAGAACCTAAACACTTCCTCTTCGCCATCATCTGATTTGTACATCCGTTCAGTATGCTTCTCCCCAGATGGGAAATTCTTGGCCACAGGTGCTGAAGACAGGCTTATTAGGATCTGGGACATCGAAAATAGGAAGATTGTTATGATTCTCCAAGGCCACGAACAAGACATTTATTCGTTAGACTACTTCCCCTCAGGTGACAAACTGGTTTCCGGTTCTGGTGACCGTACCGTTCGTATTTGGGACTTACGCACGGGTCAATGTTCGTTGACTCTATCCATTGAGGATGGTGTCACCACCGTAGCTGTATCGCCAGGTGATGGTAAGTATATTGCCGCTGGTTCCCTGGATCGTGCCGTGAGGGTCTGGGATTCTGAAACCGGGTTCCTAGTGGAAAGACTAGACTCAGAAAACGAATCCGGTACGGGCCACAAGGACTCTGTTTATAGCGTCGTCTTCACCAGAGATGGCCAAAGCGTTGTATCCGGTTCATTGGATAGATCCGTTAAACTTTGGAATTTACAAAACGCCAACAACAAAAGCGATTCCAAGACACCAAATTCGGGCACTTGTGAAGTAACCTATATCGGTCACAAGGACTTTGTGTTGTCTGTGGCCACCACGCAGAACGATGAATACATCTTGTCGGGTTCCAAAGATCGCGGTGTC